The Vibrio tapetis subsp. tapetis genome segment ATGAAACACCTATTAATACTACTTTCCATTGTTGTAGGTAGCACTGCGAGTGCTGCGTCAAACAATATTGATGAGCAATACGATTATTTGGAAACGCCCGTTTCAAATCAAATCGCGGACCTAGCCGATCAAGATCTCGACGGAGTAATTAACGCCAGAGATCTGTGCAAAAACACCCCCGCCGGAGCTGAGATAGACAATAATGGGTGCGAGACCTACTACGAAGCCACGGAGAAAAAGCAACTAAAGGTTCTATTTGCTAATAACTCGACGGAAATATCACCACTTTTTATCACTCAAGTAAGAACCATGGCCGAATTTCTTACCGCTTACCCTGACACATCCATTGAGTTGCAAGGTTTTGCCAGTAAAACAGGCAACGCGGAACACAATTTGGCGCTATCAAAGCAAAGAGCAACCAATGTACGCAAAGCACTTATTAGCTATGGTGTAAGTCACACACGTATAAAGACTGTAGGTTTTGGAGACACCATAACTGCAGCTGAAGGCAATACGGATACCACTCACGCCCTCAACCGTCGAGTTGTAGCAACCGTTGTTGGCTTCCATGGCGAAGTCGCCAAAGAGTGGACCATATTTACGACAATAGCGAAGTAGCATTCAAACAACGCTAAACATTTCAAGTATTGTAATAAAGTGATACTCTAGCGCCGTCTTACATCTATGGAATTCAAAAATGACTAAATTAACCGGTGATCTTCAAGCAAACCTTGAATTATTCGTTACAGAAACTAAGCAGAACAAACTTGTTTGGGGCCTTCGAAACGATGAAGGTTGGTTAGCTTGTGACTCAACTGAGTTTGAAAACAGCGAAGTCATGCCATTTTGGTCTTCAAAAGAAGACGCAGCGGCTCATAATGTTGAAGAATGGGCTGATTTTGAAGTACTGGAAATCCCATTAGACATTTTTGTTGAAGATTGGTTAATCACACTTTCTGAAGACGGTGTACTGGTTGGTAGCAACTGGAATGCTGAACTTCAAGGTAAAGAAATCGAACCAGGCGAGCTGGCGAAGCTTTACCTATAACCATGACTCAAGAAGCGGCATAACATGCCGCTTTTTTATATTTAACATAGATCTTCATTCAAGAACTTCTAGTTTGCAGACCATGATTACCCGTCAAGCTTATCTTATGCAGTTGCTTTTGTTGCATCCAATTTCACCACCC includes the following:
- a CDS encoding DUF2750 domain-containing protein — translated: MTKLTGDLQANLELFVTETKQNKLVWGLRNDEGWLACDSTEFENSEVMPFWSSKEDAAAHNVEEWADFEVLEIPLDIFVEDWLITLSEDGVLVGSNWNAELQGKEIEPGELAKLYL
- a CDS encoding OmpA family protein is translated as MKHLLILLSIVVGSTASAASNNIDEQYDYLETPVSNQIADLADQDLDGVINARDLCKNTPAGAEIDNNGCETYYEATEKKQLKVLFANNSTEISPLFITQVRTMAEFLTAYPDTSIELQGFASKTGNAEHNLALSKQRATNVRKALISYGVSHTRIKTVGFGDTITAAEGNTDTTHALNRRVVATVVGFHGEVAKEWTIFTTIAK